The following coding sequences are from one Calditrichota bacterium window:
- a CDS encoding nucleoside 2-deoxyribosyltransferase, whose product MYSSAFGLFEVRSDGMRIYFSGSIAGGRNDLATYVAIVAHLKAQGHQVLTEHVANPGVLDLERTISPQEIFERDMAWLRECDAVVAEVSNPSLGVGYEICQATHLGKPILCLHRAGLFISRIIVGNTSPCLQVRAYRDQRQLLAEVDKFLAVLGTKRSS is encoded by the coding sequence GTGTACTCTTCGGCTTTTGGACTCTTTGAGGTACGTTCTGACGGCATGCGCATCTACTTTTCCGGCTCAATTGCCGGCGGGCGAAATGACTTGGCGACCTATGTGGCCATTGTTGCTCACCTCAAGGCGCAAGGCCACCAGGTGCTGACCGAACACGTGGCCAATCCCGGGGTGCTGGACCTGGAGCGGACGATTTCGCCGCAAGAGATTTTTGAGCGCGACATGGCCTGGCTGCGCGAGTGCGACGCCGTGGTGGCGGAGGTGTCCAATCCATCGCTGGGCGTGGGGTATGAAATCTGCCAGGCGACGCATCTCGGCAAACCGATCTTGTGCCTGCACCGCGCGGGGCTGTTCATCTCGCGCATCATCGTGGGCAATACGTCCCCATGCCTGCAGGTCCGGGCTTACCGCGATCAACGCCAGCTCCTTGCCGAGGTCGACAAGTTCCTGGCGGTGTTAGGAACCAAGAGGAGCAGCTGA